The sequence below is a genomic window from Zygosaccharomyces rouxii strain CBS732 chromosome D complete sequence.
TTGAAAATGTTTGATAATCCATATCCTTAGGTTTTATGTTTTCTACCGAGGTTGAACATCTTGGATAACTCGCCATCTTATTCTGAGTCACTACTTCACCACTGTCATTACCAATAAGATTAttattagaagatgaagaatttgccGAATTTGACGATACCAACCTATGTATGGCTCCAGGTGTAATTAACGTCTCTGCAGAAGTATTTCTCGGAGCCGAACTGCTGTTAAAATGTACATCTCCGCCGGTATCAGTAACGATGCTTTGAACGTCGTCAAaagtatcttcatcagctAAGTTCCTCAAAGTCATTCCAATGTCCGTTAGTGTATAATGATTTATTGGTAGATCCGAGTTTAATTCTAATGAGGATAATGAATTTGCAGAAGAGTAACGATAATATCCTGCATTGTCCATAAGATTCAAATCCTCAGAAGGTGAAGATACACTAGAGTACGAGGAAGTAGAGTCAGATACTGAACGAGCATCGGGTACATCTACATTGGTACTGATATCCAATGGACCCTCGGTCTCAATAGGACTTGGTACTTCCATATCGTTATCATTTTCGTATTCGGAAtttaataaaatttcattcatCTTTGCCGGTCTAAGTAATGAAGTATCATTGTGATAAAGATGCCTTAATGGTGACGTATTAAAATAATCCGTATCTTCGCTGAATCTTCTGACTTCACTAGGCTTAGCTCCAGAAGTGAAAGGTCTATGACTATGTGATAAAGTAGTAGTCACTAAGAAATCTCTAGCGAACATGTTTCCTCTATTTGTACTCAattcatttcttttatttgCAGCTGCGGCTTCAGAAGTTGCTACGGCtgctctttcttcatccaaatcttttttaCTCTGTGTGGTGAcaaccaatttcatctgATAATTTTCgtaattattattatcataaAAGGTTTCACCATTAACATCATAACGACAACAAAGGTTGACATCCAGTGGACATAATGTAGTCGTTAATGCAGGATTATAATAAAGTAAATTTCTCATTTGCAGGGAATATTTTAAAACGTTAAGATCAATAacaaatttaaattcatctaatTTATCTGTAATTGATCTGTGGTAAGTTGCCGTAACGTAATGAATATCCTTCCAATTGTTAAAAGTGAgtttaatttcaataaatttctcaaaatttaGATTGTTGACATAGATTAGGCCTAAAACCTTACCGAATTCATTATTGATCTGTTCCAGGGAATGCAGTCTTATATTTGAACCTTGTAAATAATCAAACAATTGTGGCTCCAATTGTCCATTATCCTTCTTTTTGATGAATGGATTTGCATCAGCGGCTCTAAAAGGTATAACGTTCGATTGTAAGTATTGCCAATCTACCACTTCAAATTGATGGGGACGATTTTtatctaaaatttcatgtttATGGTGATAATGtttttgatcttcttcttcatattcatattcatcttcatcttcatcttcatcttctatACCTGAATCAGAATCGTAATCCAAATGGAATCGGGATAATAAAAAATcctttttgtttttattactattattaccaatttttcttttattcgTTAATAAACTGGGTAAAAGGGTAAGATTATTGAACCACAATTCATCAcgttcatcatcaaaaccttcttcgtcatcacTCGCGGGAATTATAGGTTTTAACTGAGGTGAACTCTCTGTTGAAATAGAAATCGGTTCAGCTGCAGAATCGAATTTCTTAACTGTAGTCAACTCTGCAGCAAATCTAACgttctttgaagatgaggagGTTGTCGAAGATGCAgcaattgatgatgaatcagAACGACtcaatttcaatgatgattttaacTGTCTAATGGCCACCCGAGTTGGAGGTGGTGGCGAAAATGGACTAACACTGCTCTCCAGGCTTGGTGGGGGACTTGGAGTCCTACTACCTTCAGTCATTAATCTCGCTCTTTCTTTATTACTTTGCGCGGCTTCTAGAAAAATTAACACAGACCCCTCTATTGTTCCTTATCAACCAAACaaaagataaaaagaaacaaaaatgCACCCTTAATTCAAAGGTCGTAAGTACAGCGCTTGACTATAATCCTAATCAATcaatgaaatgaaatgaaatgcACGGAAAAGAGCacaattcctttttttttttttttaatattattaatatGCTTTGGTATATTTCGATCTTTTCTTAATATCCGGTTTTTCTTGCCTGTCTGTCCTACACCGATACGTGAGCTTCTCCGCCTTGTTGCGATGACTATCTTCTATCTTCTACTATGAGTACTAACGATCTGCAAAGACCTTCAAAGATACACGCCaaacagaaaaaaattggtcgTAGCAacagaaacaaaaaaacaaaagacAAAGGATACCTGAATTCGATTTGCCCTGATGTAATGTGTGTGGAAATTTTAGAGGCTATTTCACTAATCCTTTGAAGACCTTATAATGGAAATATATTAAAACAACacaaaaaaagaaaaaaaaaattctatGCTTTTAGTTCCTCTACTAATACTTTTCCCGTTGGAACTTCGTATTATGCTGATGTTTTGACAAAGGTCAGTACCTCGTTATTCGTTATCGTTATCGTAATCGTAATCGTAGTCGCGACTGGTTTTGTCTCCCTGATTTAAGCTTTTCTCCCTTCTATATATCAGTATTGGCGGGTTAATGATTCAGCTGCTATAACAGTCGTTAATGTCTCTACCCGCTGAAGCAGTCTATGCAAGAGTCACAAGGGCAGGTAAGAAAAGTGTGACAAGCAATTCGATGGCCCAGAAGAAAtgagaaagagaaaggaaGAAATAACGAAGATTACAATAGAATGGAGGAGAATTTAAGAAGGAACAGGTAATAAATGAAAGGGAATTGGAAGGATCACTCCATTTTAGCCATGGTTTTTATACGGCTGATTTTGGATCGATACCtaattaaattaaattaaattaatCGCTTGTACTACTAAGctttgataaaaatctttAGTACCGTATTGCAAAACACAATAGAAGTCTAAGAAATTCTGCACGTAAGGGGCGCGAAAAAGATAATAATTAGGTTATTAGCCCACCCAGAAAAATACGCAGGGGGGTGGGGATGCAGGGGATTTATTGATCGATTCTTTGATTCAAGGATTAGCGCTACCGCCGCAGGAATTGTCGTATGACAGCGTAACGTAGTGTAACATAATGCGGCTAACTTAATGCTGTGAGGTGGGGTAGAAATGGAGAAAATTTTATATCGCACAGAAACCCTCGGAGTACCCGGAAGCCTTCTGGGGCTTACTGTGTGAAACAAAGGGGTGTCTGGAATGGACATACTGTCTTACGACTTATGTGGTCTCacatttttctttttcttttatcatGCGGGTATTTTTATGCGTGTTTACCATTCATACCGTATTGTCTTTTGTGGAGGTTGGTCCAGCTTTTTAAGGGGCAGGGACCTAGAGGCCAGCGTAGAAGGTGTGTACCTACTTTAGGGGGCCAAAAACGAGTCGTTTCGAGTTTGAGTCGTATAAGCTCTTTAGATGCTGTGTCACATTAAACTGCATAACGCTACCCCACATTAACACAGGAATGCAGGGTCGGAGTCACACAGAAACAATCGTAGACCGTGGGGAAGGAGTGGGACTACAGGAAAGTATTTGATTGGCACTCCTACTTGCTCACATTGTGTGGAAGGCATCTAGACCCTTCTCTTCATTTGCTTCTAAGGGAACATTTCAGTGGTACTATACGATGTGCAGCCGCTGTCTTTTGCGGGGTTTTAAAGCGCGTCTTGAAGCTACGTTTGTTTCATAAGGCTTCCTTATCTTATCGGGCGGGTGACTCCGACCAGATCTCAGGATAGCTACATACGTATATATAAACATAAGACACTGTCGAGATCACAGATCCGATCTCTCTTTCccttttctccttttcagAATGTGTCAGTTTGGGTCGCTTTCTACGATACAATTATATTTCTTGATATGGTAATGCTATTAGATGGACGTGTTAGTATATAAAGACggaataaaagaaaaaaataaaaaattgagatGAGACTAAAAGTTCTATTATGACAACAACAAGTTAAAAGAAGGAGCGTCTGATTGTGAAATGTCATTTGATAGACCCGAAGTGTATAGTGCCCCCGTTTTACAAGGAGACTCGCCcaacgatgatgataataccGAAATCATTAAATcatttaaagattttataTTAGAGTTCCGTCTAGATTCACATTTTCTCTATAGAGATCAACTGAGAAATAATTTACTGGTTAAAAGATATTCGTTAACAGTTGCTACTGAACATTTGATTGGTTATAATGAAGATCTCTATAAAAAACTATCAGATGAACCATCGGATGTTGTGCCGTTATTTGAAAGTGCAATTACACAGGTTGCAAAGAGAATTGCAATTCTAAGTAAAAGTGGTTCAGAAAATAGTAATAGCagtaatgatgaattaccagatgaattagaaacGACACGTCTATTCCCAACTTTCCAATTAATACTTAACAGTGGAGCTACCCAAACTTCTCTAAGACAGTTAGATTCTGAACATGTTTCAAAGATTGTAAGGTTATCAGGTATTATAATATCAGCATCAGTTTTAACGTCAAGGGCCACGTATTTATCACTAATGTGTCGTAATTGCCGTCATACTACTTCGATGCGCATtaataattttaattcaattaGTGGCAATAATGTTACTTTACCTCATTCATGTCTTTCTAATTCTCAAACTGAAAATAGCGGTAATAGTAGTGCATTGGTTGGATCtacagatgatgaaggCAGAAAGAATTGTGGACCTGATCCATATCTAATCGTTCATGAATCATCACAATTTATTGATCAACAATTCCTCAAATTACAGGAAGTTCCAGAATCTGTACCTGTTGGTGAAATGCCTCGTAATATTTTAATGACTTGTGATCGATATTTGACTAATCGTGTAATACCAGGTACAAGAGTCACAATTGTGGGTATTTACTCCATCTACCAATCTAAAAACAGAACCGCTggcggtggtggtggtggtggtgtcGCCATTAGAAATCCTTACGTTAAAGTACTCGGTATTCAAACTGATGTGGAAACTTCGAGTATTTGGAATACAATGACGATGttttctgaagaagaagaagaagaatttttaCAATTGAGTAGAAGACCTGATCTTTATGAATTATTTGCCAATTCTATTGCACCTTCCATTTATGGATCAAACGATATTAAAAAGGCTATTGTATGTCTATTATTAGGTGGTTCTAAAAAATTATTACCTGATGGTATGAGACTTAGAGGTGATGTTAACATTCTTCTATTAGGTGATCCTGGTACTGCAAAATCTCAATTGTTAAAATTTGTAGAAAAAGTTTCGCCAATTTCAGTTTATACTTCGGGTAAAGGTTCTTCAGCCGCTGGTTTAACAGCAAGTGTTCAAAGAGATCCTATAACAAGAGATTTTTACCTTGAAGGTGGTGCGATGGTTCTTGCAGATGGTGGTGTTGTAtgtattgatgaatttgataaaatgaGAGATGAAGATCGTGTTGCAATTCATGAAGCTATGGAACAACAAACTATCTCTATTGCTAAAGCTGGTATTACTACGGTGTTAAATTCAAGAACAAGTGTTTTAGCAGCTGCAAATCCAATATATGGTAGATATGATGACTTAAAATCGCCTGGTGAAAATATCGATTTTCAAACTACAATTTTATCACGTTTTGATATGATTTTTATTGTTAAGGATGATCATAATGAAATGCGTGATATTTCAATTGCTAATCATGTTATGAATATTCATACCGGTAGATCTACTCAAAATGATGACGAATTAGAAAATGCAGGTTTAGAATTCAGTATTGATAAAATGAAAAGGTATATCACTTATTGTCGATCAAAATGTGCACCACGTCTTTCAGCTTCTGCCGCCGAGAAATTATCATCACAATTCGTTAATATCAGAAAGCAGCTTCTTATCAATGAGTTAGAATCCACTGAAAGGTCTTCTATTCCCATTACGGTTCGTCAATTAGAAGCTATTATCAGAATCACAGAATCATTAGCAAAATTAGAATTAAGTCCAGTGGCACATGAAAAGCATGTAGATGAAGCTATACGATTGTTTCAAGCATCTACTATGGATGCCGCTTCACAAGATCCTATTGGTGGATTGAATACTCCAAATGGTATTGCTGAAGTACGTCGtattgaacaagaattaaagagaCGTCTACCAATTGGTTGGTCAACATCGTATCAAACTCTGAGAAGAGAATTTGTTGATACAAATAGATTCTCTCAAATGGCCCTAGATAAGGCTTTGTATTCTTTAGAAAGGATAGAAACCATCCAGTTAAGATACCACGGtcaaaatattttcagGAGTGGTGTGTAGAATAACTCTTTCATATGTACATTTAGATATTTGTATACAATGGTAAACATCGTTCTTTTTTACAATGTCCGTGTTGTTAGAAtgaagggaaaaaaaaatcttaAAAGGATCGGTGATGACGAACTAACAATTAAATGAGATAACAATACAACTCTTCAAACACCATGAGTTCTGTACTGGCAGACCGTCCTAAATCAGAGCTAACAGCAGAAGAGTTAGAGCAGTTAGAAGAgtttgaatttaaaaatggtCCACTTTCTCTTATAAATGATTCTGTAACTACAAAGAATCCAGTGATCATTTCACTGAGGAATAATCACAAGATTATTGCAAGAGTAAAAGCATTTGATAGGCATTGTAATATGATTTTAGAAAATGTAAAGGAATTATGGACTGAAAAAAAGGGTAAAAGAGTCGTCAATAAGGAAAGATTTATTAGTAAACTTTTCCTTAGAGGGGATTCTGTAATTGTTATATTAAAGGCACCGGTtcaataaaaaaattttatAATGATGTACAATAGGTTTTACACATATTTAATGTATTATTCATATTTTATATTTTAATTATCGATCatttgaaacttttcaaaggaTCAACTTTACCGCGTTTTTGAACTTTACCCTTCTTTGCCCTCTTCTTACCATTCTTATGGAAAGGAACAAACCCAATTTGAGGTGATTTACCTTCTCTTAATGGTTCAGGTAAAAGGTAATCGGgaactcttttcaaatgctGTTGTACACGAGCGGGatgcaattctttatcatgTCTTAaactttgtaattcttgtggattttcttcaaaatgtcttttcaatttatcactCATGAGTAATTCTTgttttaattctttaattcttgcTTCACGCACCGCCACTTGAGTCACAGCACGGAATCCGTCTTCCATTCTATAACGGAATCCCTCTACTTGTTTTTTATCAAAAGAATATGGTAACATCTCTAATCCCAATTTACTTTGTTGTTTAATAATACGTGAAAGTATTTTTTCGTCCTTAATGGCAGTAGTGCACATAGATGGTTTATGCTTACCGTATTCCTTACGAGGAACTACAAATGAAATAGCAGTACCAGATTTACCAGCACGAGCTGTTCTACCAACTCTATGCACGTAAGATTTAGCTGTCGTCGgtaaatcaaaatttaagACACAGGaaacatttttgaaatctaCACCACGAGATACACCATATTCCCTATTTTTTTTGGATCCATGTTTGGATttattttgagattctGTGTTTCCATCATCACGTCCTTCTTCATGCgctaattcttcttcttcttccttaaTATAATCAGTGTCATCTGTTGCAATTaaaatgtggaaaagaTTTTTGTTAAATTGATCCACGATATGTTGTCTTGAATTTATTGGCAATTCACTGTTTAAGATACTCGATTTAATACcaaattgttccaaaactaatttcaatttgtacCCTCTATCGATATTATTGACAAATACTAAAGTTTTACCTCTAATAAGCGCCAATTTGAATATAACATAACATAACAGAAATTTATCGAATTCCGTGGTTTTAACGTAGTATTGTGCTAGTTTTTTCTGATCTCTTGatatttcatcatcattaaatttcaagatGGCTGGGAATCGACAAAATTGTTGTTTCAAGTTTTGAATATCATCGTTAAGAGTAGCACTCATTAAAAATGTCTGTaagttcttcttcagagGAAGATATTGAGCAATCTTTGTCAAGTCTTCTTCATATCCAAATGTCAACACTAAATCAACCTCATCAATCACTAAAAATTTTAACTCATCCAGTGAAATAGCTTCAGTATTAGTCTCCAGAAGGGTTACAAGCTTACCAGGGGTAGCAACGATAATTTCTGGTTTCTCCAACAAAAGTGTATTAAGCACTGAGTTCGATATATCGGAGGATACATTTAAAGATCTAATATCTTTGGAGCAATAAAGGGTCATTTTCTCTAAGACACTGTACACCTGATTTGCTAATTCCTTGGTAGGCACAAGCACTATCCCCAAAgtttgattttgatcattCTCATCTTGCAATGATTCCTTGTAGTTCAAAATGGTTTGAATCACAGGTATTAAATATGCCAAAGTCTTACCTGAACCTGTAGCAGCTTTAGCAATAATATCTCTTTTTTGTTGAAGTGCTAATGGTATAGCATGCGATTGAATCAACGTTGGATGCAAGAAACCATTACGTTTGACTGCCTGGAGCAATCTAGGATCTAATTGAAGAGATTCAAATGAAGTAGAATCATCGATGTAAGCTTCAGAGGCCTGTTCCACTTTATTAGAGCTCATGATTCAAGCGCTGATGCTAACTAAATCTTCTGACCAATAACGCTTATCTCATCATTTTAAgagttttcaaatttaggcgatgagatgagacGAGATGAGCTCTTggagatttttcaaaaaattttccCCCAACGTGCAACATGATGAATATACCGaatctttggaaaatcAGAAATGTaattagccgccgaaaGTTTCCAGTTATACCAATCATTAAAAAAGtacacacacacacacacacacacacacatatatatatatatatttatatacATTAGCACAGCGGAGCCACTAGATCAATACCCATGTTGAGTATTTGTTCGACCCGTCCCTTGAGTGGATTAGAATTACACTCCTCTATTTTGAGTTGGGAAAAATTAACACGAGCTGTGTTTTTCCCGATCGTTATGATACCGCTAATGTCCTCATCATTCTTCTTAAAATCGCCGTTCTTATTCATCAAAAGGGTAAATGAATCACCGAATTGTTCTTGAAATAATTTGGATATTTGTTTGATCTTCCATACGGGGTCCTGCTGTAttaattcttccacattttgatgattatgattatCACAAGATCGGCTTGTCAATTTAACACTAGCAGGTGCAGAATCAACACTCATTAGAATGGCTACAACTGAGTCTGCAACTGCATCACTTATCAGACCTTGTGTCCATTCTAAAGTCGCCGAGTTATCAACAACGGTCAATTTAATGTCACTCATGATTTGAAGTACCAATTTATTTTCACTGCCATTAGAAACCTCAGAATCCTCTTGCTTGAGCATGTTAGTAACATTGGAAGGATCTTCTAATACTTCAATGTCACCGAACATTTGACAAAGATGCCAATATATTAGTTCCTTTTTACAGTCCACATGGACTGTTTGTCTTTCTCTCAAAACAGTAGTTGACAATTTGTTATGGTGTTCTCTTAAATCTGTCAAAGAAActaaatttaaatcaaaattcttttcatcaGAGACCAAAATTCCAGATacaacaatttcttcttcttcgcCACCATTAGGGAgttctctttcttcctGATCGGATTCTCCATTATTCTCAGTCCCATCTAAACTTTCCACTTTAGGTGATTCCCTCTTTACTTCTGTTGTTTCTCCTTTCTGtatttcatcaacaatgTTACCAACAGCTTTGGCTACTTTAATTCCCTTAAATTCTAAATTCACCTCCACacaatttcttggattaTAGACATGAACTTCTTGATCTGTACCCTTTAATGATgcaaaattggataaaagTGCGGATTTTAAACGACCCATAGGATTCGATTCACCATGAACAAGAACGATATTTGGTGCACTGATCTTCTCTATAAATTCCagattttcttgaaaatcTACATGGGCTGcaaatgaaatttcttcGATTTGGCATCTTCTTGGTATAGTAATCTCCGGGTTGTTTATTGATGGAATCGTATCAGGTTCAAgcattaaaaatttagccATTGTACCCTCCACAGAATAACCTGTTATAAGTACAAGGTTTTTGCCTTCAGGGCACCATCTTTCTAAAACTTCTCTAGAAAGACCATTCTGCAACATACCTGGTGATGCTAGCATCACACTGGGACcaaaatcttgaaattcgTCTATATTTTTGAGGTAAGATatgtttttgaaaacaaaTGGATTGGTTTGAGAGTCtctgaattttcttctaatgTCATCATTCATCATATTCACATAAGTTTGGAAAACACTCATACATTTTCTTGCTAAATTAGAGGCATAGTAAATCGGTACCTGTCCACCACCTAATTCTTCTGCATGTTGAGACCAATATTCATCCAAAATTAACATTAATTCCTGAGCCCTCCCTAGGGCGAAAACTGGTAAAAGAACACGACCACCTTTAGTAACTGTTGAATGAATTAATTGGGTCAATTTACGTTCACGATTTATACGAGGTTCATGTGTTGCAGTACCAAAGGTTGACTCCACAATAAGTACATCAGAGGGGAATGGTGGAATTTCTGCAGAATTTAAATGACGATCTAATTCACGAGAATAGTCACCAGTAAAAAGCACTCGTAATCCTGcgatttcaatttggaacATAGCAGCACCCAAGACGTGACCAGCATGATAAGCTGTAAATTTAATACCACCAACATCAACTGTAGAATGATAATCTATGGTTTCTATTCTGTCAAAGGATTCTgctaaatcttcatcagtataaagattttcatctttacctGTAGCAGAATTACCTATACTGGTGACTCTAACGAAATCTCTTAATAACCATCTGTAAATGGCCTTGGTAGGATGGGTCATGAATACTCTTCCTTGGAAATTGGTCTTTTGCATAACATACGGCAGTGAAGCTGCATGATCTACGTGGAAATGTGAAATAAGTAGAATGTCAACTTTagaaagatcaaattcatcataaTATGGTAATGATGCATATCCCTGATATGCAGGATGGACACCTGCATCTAGCATAACGGTTTTATTCTTATACTGTAGCATATGACTTGACCTACCAACTTCATTGCTACCACCTAACGAGAAGAATTTAAAGGAATTATTCCTTGGTTGTTCCATCATTATTTGTGAATTAATTGAGTGAATCGGTTCCTTACGTTTTTAGTTCAGATTGTGTATAAGTCTAATAATCAGTGCCAATCCCAACTGAGTCCCCTGTTGGTAGTTGAAGTTTGAAATACAAAATAAGTAGGAGAAATTTTCGATATCTTGAGGAGGATGTCTGATTACAACAAAGATGgaataacaacaataataattataaaTGAAAATTATAATTATAATGTGAGGAAGAGGAACTCCAAAAGGGGAAGAGTTTGGGAAATTGTTGTGAGGACAATTCTTGTTAGTAAATAAGTtttatgaaatttttcacagGTATCGAAAAAATGGGTATAGCTACCTACAGTTCCTTTAAATCCACGAACAACTTTGTATGCTTGTTGTAACATGAACTATTAATCCATAATTAATATAGCTCTTCTGGGCATCTCGAtctcatttttttcaaatcataTAATACGACACGGTACTTATATGAACACATAGAAGTATTACGGCGAAGTATATAGTGG
It includes:
- the YSH1 gene encoding cleavage polyadenylation factor subunit YSH1 (highly similar to uniprot|Q06224 Saccharomyces cerevisiae YLR277C YSH1 subunit of Polyadenylation factor I (PF I)), with amino-acid sequence MMEQPRNNSFKFFSLGGSNEVGRSSHMLQYKNKTVMLDAGVHPAYQGYASLPYYDEFDLSKVDILLISHFHVDHAASLPYVMQKTNFQGRVFMTHPTKAIYRWLLRDFVRVTSIGNSATGKDENLYTDEDLAESFDRIETIDYHSTVDVGGIKFTAYHAGHVLGAAMFQIEIAGLRVLFTGDYSRELDRHLNSAEIPPFPSDVLIVESTFGTATHEPRINRERKLTQLIHSTVTKGGRVLLPVFALGRAQELMLILDEYWSQHAEELGGGQVPIYYASNLARKCMSVFQTYVNMMNDDIRRKFRDSQTNPFVFKNISYLKNIDEFQDFGPSVMLASPGMLQNGLSREVLERWCPEGKNLVLITGYSVEGTMAKFLMLEPDTIPSINNPEITIPRRCQIEEISFAAHVDFQENLEFIEKISAPNIVLVHGESNPMGRLKSALLSNFASLKGTDQEVHVYNPRNCVEVNLEFKGIKVAKAVGNIVDEIQKGETTEVKRESPKVESLDGTENNGESDQEERELPNGGEEEEIVVSGILVSDEKNFDLNLVSLTDLREHHNKLSTTVLRERQTVHVDCKKELIYWHLCQMFGDIEVLEDPSNVTNMLKQEDSEVSNGSENKLVLQIMSDIKLTVVDNSATLEWTQGLISDAVADSVVAILMSVDSAPASVKLTSRSCDNHNHQNVEELIQQDPVWKIKQISKLFQEQFGDSFTLLMNKNGDFKKNDEDISGIITIGKNTARVNFSQLKIEECNSNPLKGRVEQILNMGIDLVAPLC